The following coding sequences are from one Novosphingobium sp. KACC 22771 window:
- a CDS encoding response regulator, giving the protein MTARLNVLVVDDDELTAEIVSRSLRKTGIEFHVISAADGQEGLDIMRGRSPKVIEHPYITLLDLNMPRMNGFEFLQAVRADDKLSSAVIFVLSTSDSDSDLVRAYRDQIAGYLLKSAVGPQMSRLTTLLGDYAQSVRLPPLPH; this is encoded by the coding sequence ATGACTGCTAGGCTCAATGTTCTGGTTGTGGATGATGACGAGCTGACCGCCGAAATCGTGTCGCGATCGCTGCGGAAAACGGGGATCGAGTTTCATGTGATCAGCGCCGCCGATGGGCAGGAGGGTCTGGATATCATGCGGGGCCGCTCGCCCAAGGTGATCGAGCATCCCTATATCACGCTGCTTGATCTGAACATGCCGCGCATGAACGGGTTTGAATTTCTTCAGGCCGTGCGCGCCGATGACAAGCTTTCCTCCGCCGTGATTTTTGTTTTGTCGACATCGGATTCCGATTCCGATCTGGTCCGCGCCTATCGGGATCAGATTGCGGGCTACTTGCTGAAATCGGCCGTGGGGCCGCAAATGTCGCGCCTGACCACCTTGCTGGGCGATTATGCGCAATCCGTTCGTCTGCCTCCTCTGCCGCACTGA